One genomic region from Colletes latitarsis isolate SP2378_abdomen chromosome 10, iyColLati1, whole genome shotgun sequence encodes:
- the 5ptasei gene encoding inositol polyphosphate-5-phosphatase A isoform X2: MAGNSVPVLLVTANVGSIFEEPSVMLKIWTEEFLSTILRLDPKFIALHCQEVGGKNYEESMRHVEDFVRLLMSSEELRLFDKIRVFLDEDYSSAEHFTALGNFYFVHESLKEVLLWDFQECTFVPVSGKEVHSGNIEAVATKEKAKFPQEFFPECKWSRKGFLRTRWSISGTVFDLINIHLFHDASNFIAMETFPSVYSKTRRRALEHTLDRFHNDKYSNVPYFLFGDFNFRTDTASVIKKLTEDTRERRRLSDEGKLSKLQFLNDDDDLVLDLGKKLFSHFEHQNVFMQNSGKWLREYDRELEDFDGRLFEFPIEFVPSYPFEEDINEGSNYMETRVPAWCDRVLLSPTAKILVQDTSSSDSVEYGIIGPTTCMGDHKPVYLRANLALDKGMINCCSLPRAPEFCFRVPKNYEELLSMLPDDSSCVRGRINYTDRSTNLLHAVPNKHDPYTPDSMDSPSPNAIIVASSDVPDVDISNINEYDGNATTVTSARATSIARRIDRAVSPALLKSKLELIVRNKKQESTDTDQDLTDIKRSPSDCCLRSWPKTEERQWSVRTDRCNSDVSWQRSHLLTQAWIQGKGQQGYHSFGDFINKSSLNSIPSDGVEGLPPDLIIPRISIINASNFESNESSVYLHDDKYSSYSDNKLSTYSDGRTKSLSGEAFSSEKSDELCDKIDDESNRLNSRKMGIKADVYQQDIGELLTNQDRAMMTR; this comes from the exons ATGGCGGGTAACAGCGTTCCGGTTCTACTGGTCACTGCGAACGTtggcagtattttcgaggag CCTAGCGTGATGTTAAAAATTTGGACGGAAGAATTTTTATCT ACTATATTGAGGCTGGATCCAAAGTTTATTGCACTGCACTGCCAAGAAGTGGGTGGAAAAAATTatgaagaaagtatgaggcacgtgGAAGACTTTGTTAG GTTACTTATGTCTTCGGAAGAATTAAGGCTGTTTGACAAAATCAGAGTATTTTTAGACGAAGATTATTCATCTGCTGAACATTTTACG GCTCTTGGAAATTTTTACTTTGTGCACGAATCTTTGAAAGAAGTTTTATTATGGGATTTCCAAG AATGTACTTTTGTACCAGTAAGCGGGAAAGAGGTTCATTCCGGTAATATAGAAGCAGTTGCAACCAAAGAAAAAGCAAAGTTTCCACAagaattttttccagaatgtaaATGGTCTAGAAAAGGATTTCTAAGAACACGATGGAGTATTAGTGGAACAGTTTTTGATCTCATAAACATACACTTATTTCATGACGCCAGTAATTTCATTGCTATGGAAACG TTCCCATCTGTATACAGTAAAACGCGCAGAAGAGCGCTCGAGCATACATTAGATAGGTTTCACAATGATAAATATTCAAATGTACCATACTTTTTATTCGGAGATTTTAATTTTAGGACAGACACAGCTAGCGTAATCAAA AAACTTACGGAGGATACTCGAGAAAGAAGAAGATTATCGGACGAAGGAAAGCTTTCAAAGTTGCAATTCCTCAATGACGACGATGATCTCGTACTAGATTtaggaaaaaaattattttcccatTTCGAACATCAAAACGTCTTTATGCAAAATAGTGGAAAATGG CTACGTGAATATGACAGAGAGCTGGAAGACTTTGATGGAAGGCTATTTGAATTTCCGATTGAATTTGTACCCAGTTATCCGTTTGAAGAAGATATCAACGAAGGTTCGAATTATATGGAGACAAGAGTTCCAGCTTGGTGCGATCGAGTTCTATTGAGTCCTACGGCGAAAATTCTAGTCCAAGAT ACGTCATCGTCCGACTCTGTAGAATATGGGATAATAGGCCCAACAACCTGCATGGGTGATCATAAG CCAGTCTACTTGAGGGCTAATCTCGCCTTGGACAAAGGTATGATAAACTGCTGCAGCTTGCCACGCGCACCTGAGTTTTGCTTTCGAGTGCCAAAGAATTACGAGGAATTGTTGTCCATGTTGCCTGATGATAGTAGTTGCGTTAGAGGGCGGATCAATTACACGGACCGTTCGACTAATCTGTTGCACGCAGTACCCAACAAGCATGATCCTTACACTCCCGATAGCATGGACAGCCCGAGTCCAAATGCTATAATAGTAGCCTCGAGCGACGTACCCGACGTAGACATAAGTAATATAAACGAATACGATGGCAACGCGACCACGGTGACTTCCGCGCGTGCGACGAGCATCGCAAGACGCATCGACAGAGCCGTGTCGCCGGCACTTTTAAAATCAAAGCTAGAACTGATCGTACGGAATAAGAAACAAGAGTCGACGGACACGGATCAAGATCTGACCGATATAAAACGAAGTCCAAGCGATTGCTGTTTACGTTCGTGGCCCAAGACCGAGGAACGACAATGGTCCGTGCGTACGGACAGATGCAACAGCGATGTCTCGTGGCAGAGGTCGCATCTCCTTACTCAAGCATGGATTCAGGGTAAAGGACAGCAAGGGTACCATTCCTTTGGCGATTTTATTAATAAGTCGTCCTTGAATTCGATACCATCGGACGGCGTCGAGGGTTTGCCGCCCGACTTGATCATACCAAGGATATCGATCATAAACGCGAGTAATTTCGAGTCGAACGAGAGTTCCGTGTATCTGCACGACGACAAGTACAGCAGTTATTCGGATAACAAGCTGAGCACGTACTCGGATGGTCGAACAAAGAGCTTAAGCGGCGAGGCGTTCAGCTCGGAAAAGTCGGACGAGCTTTGCGACAAGATAGACGACGAGAGCAACAGACTGAACTCGAGGAAAATGGGTATCAAGGCGGACGTGTATCAGCAGGACATTGGCGAGCTCCTAACGAATCAAGATCGCGCGATGATG ACACGATGA
- the 5ptasei gene encoding inositol polyphosphate-5-phosphatase A isoform X3, translating into MAGNSVPVLLVTANVGSIFEEPSVMLKIWTEEFLSTILRLDPKFIALHCQEVGGKNYEESMRHVEDFVRLLMSSEELRLFDKIRVFLDEDYSSAEHFTALGNFYFVHESLKEVLLWDFQECTFVPVSGKEVHSGNIEAVATKEKAKFPQEFFPECKWSRKGFLRTRWSISGTVFDLINIHLFHDASNFIAMETFPSVYSKTRRRALEHTLDRFHNDKYSNVPYFLFGDFNFRTDTASVIKKLTEDTRERRRLSDEGKLSKLQFLNDDDDLVLDLGKKLFSHFEHQNVFMQNSGKWLREYDRELEDFDGRLFEFPIEFVPSYPFEEDINEGSNYMETRVPAWCDRVLLSPTAKILVQDTSSSDSVEYGIIGPTTCMGDHKPVYLRANLALDKGMINCCSLPRAPEFCFRVPKNYEELLSMLPDDSSCVRGRINYTDRSTNLLHAVPNKHDPYTPDSMDSPSPNAIIVASSDVPDVDISNINEYDGNATTVTSARATSIARRIDRAVSPALLKSKLELIVRNKKQESTDTDQDLTDIKRSPSDCCLRSWPKTEERQWSVRTDRCNSDVSWQRSHLLTQAWIQGKGQQGYHSFGDFINKSSLNSIPSDGVEGLPPDLIIPRISIINASNFESNESSVYLHDDKYSSYSDNKLSTYSDGRTKSLSGEAFSSEKSDELCDKIDDESNRLNSRKMGIKADVYQQDIGELLTNQDRAMMND; encoded by the exons ATGGCGGGTAACAGCGTTCCGGTTCTACTGGTCACTGCGAACGTtggcagtattttcgaggag CCTAGCGTGATGTTAAAAATTTGGACGGAAGAATTTTTATCT ACTATATTGAGGCTGGATCCAAAGTTTATTGCACTGCACTGCCAAGAAGTGGGTGGAAAAAATTatgaagaaagtatgaggcacgtgGAAGACTTTGTTAG GTTACTTATGTCTTCGGAAGAATTAAGGCTGTTTGACAAAATCAGAGTATTTTTAGACGAAGATTATTCATCTGCTGAACATTTTACG GCTCTTGGAAATTTTTACTTTGTGCACGAATCTTTGAAAGAAGTTTTATTATGGGATTTCCAAG AATGTACTTTTGTACCAGTAAGCGGGAAAGAGGTTCATTCCGGTAATATAGAAGCAGTTGCAACCAAAGAAAAAGCAAAGTTTCCACAagaattttttccagaatgtaaATGGTCTAGAAAAGGATTTCTAAGAACACGATGGAGTATTAGTGGAACAGTTTTTGATCTCATAAACATACACTTATTTCATGACGCCAGTAATTTCATTGCTATGGAAACG TTCCCATCTGTATACAGTAAAACGCGCAGAAGAGCGCTCGAGCATACATTAGATAGGTTTCACAATGATAAATATTCAAATGTACCATACTTTTTATTCGGAGATTTTAATTTTAGGACAGACACAGCTAGCGTAATCAAA AAACTTACGGAGGATACTCGAGAAAGAAGAAGATTATCGGACGAAGGAAAGCTTTCAAAGTTGCAATTCCTCAATGACGACGATGATCTCGTACTAGATTtaggaaaaaaattattttcccatTTCGAACATCAAAACGTCTTTATGCAAAATAGTGGAAAATGG CTACGTGAATATGACAGAGAGCTGGAAGACTTTGATGGAAGGCTATTTGAATTTCCGATTGAATTTGTACCCAGTTATCCGTTTGAAGAAGATATCAACGAAGGTTCGAATTATATGGAGACAAGAGTTCCAGCTTGGTGCGATCGAGTTCTATTGAGTCCTACGGCGAAAATTCTAGTCCAAGAT ACGTCATCGTCCGACTCTGTAGAATATGGGATAATAGGCCCAACAACCTGCATGGGTGATCATAAG CCAGTCTACTTGAGGGCTAATCTCGCCTTGGACAAAGGTATGATAAACTGCTGCAGCTTGCCACGCGCACCTGAGTTTTGCTTTCGAGTGCCAAAGAATTACGAGGAATTGTTGTCCATGTTGCCTGATGATAGTAGTTGCGTTAGAGGGCGGATCAATTACACGGACCGTTCGACTAATCTGTTGCACGCAGTACCCAACAAGCATGATCCTTACACTCCCGATAGCATGGACAGCCCGAGTCCAAATGCTATAATAGTAGCCTCGAGCGACGTACCCGACGTAGACATAAGTAATATAAACGAATACGATGGCAACGCGACCACGGTGACTTCCGCGCGTGCGACGAGCATCGCAAGACGCATCGACAGAGCCGTGTCGCCGGCACTTTTAAAATCAAAGCTAGAACTGATCGTACGGAATAAGAAACAAGAGTCGACGGACACGGATCAAGATCTGACCGATATAAAACGAAGTCCAAGCGATTGCTGTTTACGTTCGTGGCCCAAGACCGAGGAACGACAATGGTCCGTGCGTACGGACAGATGCAACAGCGATGTCTCGTGGCAGAGGTCGCATCTCCTTACTCAAGCATGGATTCAGGGTAAAGGACAGCAAGGGTACCATTCCTTTGGCGATTTTATTAATAAGTCGTCCTTGAATTCGATACCATCGGACGGCGTCGAGGGTTTGCCGCCCGACTTGATCATACCAAGGATATCGATCATAAACGCGAGTAATTTCGAGTCGAACGAGAGTTCCGTGTATCTGCACGACGACAAGTACAGCAGTTATTCGGATAACAAGCTGAGCACGTACTCGGATGGTCGAACAAAGAGCTTAAGCGGCGAGGCGTTCAGCTCGGAAAAGTCGGACGAGCTTTGCGACAAGATAGACGACGAGAGCAACAGACTGAACTCGAGGAAAATGGGTATCAAGGCGGACGTGTATCAGCAGGACATTGGCGAGCTCCTAACGAATCAAGATCGCGCGATGATG AACGATTAG
- the 5ptasei gene encoding inositol polyphosphate-5-phosphatase A isoform X1, with amino-acid sequence MAGNSVPVLLVTANVGSIFEEPSVMLKIWTEEFLSTILRLDPKFIALHCQEVGGKNYEESMRHVEDFVRLLMSSEELRLFDKIRVFLDEDYSSAEHFTALGNFYFVHESLKEVLLWDFQECTFVPVSGKEVHSGNIEAVATKEKAKFPQEFFPECKWSRKGFLRTRWSISGTVFDLINIHLFHDASNFIAMETFPSVYSKTRRRALEHTLDRFHNDKYSNVPYFLFGDFNFRTDTASVIKKLTEDTRERRRLSDEGKLSKLQFLNDDDDLVLDLGKKLFSHFEHQNVFMQNSGKWLREYDRELEDFDGRLFEFPIEFVPSYPFEEDINEGSNYMETRVPAWCDRVLLSPTAKILVQDTSSSDSVEYGIIGPTTCMGDHKPVYLRANLALDKGMINCCSLPRAPEFCFRVPKNYEELLSMLPDDSSCVRGRINYTDRSTNLLHAVPNKHDPYTPDSMDSPSPNAIIVASSDVPDVDISNINEYDGNATTVTSARATSIARRIDRAVSPALLKSKLELIVRNKKQESTDTDQDLTDIKRSPSDCCLRSWPKTEERQWSVRTDRCNSDVSWQRSHLLTQAWIQGKGQQGYHSFGDFINKSSLNSIPSDGVEGLPPDLIIPRISIINASNFESNESSVYLHDDKYSSYSDNKLSTYSDGRTKSLSGEAFSSEKSDELCDKIDDESNRLNSRKMGIKADVYQQDIGELLTNQDRAMMVSTNLFQVESKAEENKIRDVKEQRLNEIVDTVQKVKHNDREDQYALIEDKAHNKSSIKSRSMETSAKSEHASPQLQETNIRLESVQDKPLKTKAESIKAEQTNCNRIDVYNEAEILGYEGKSLRETVKSSSVQSQDTSDNTGNVKLKLKAYKVTERCKRNIVGKKDRCQKCCCIVS; translated from the exons ATGGCGGGTAACAGCGTTCCGGTTCTACTGGTCACTGCGAACGTtggcagtattttcgaggag CCTAGCGTGATGTTAAAAATTTGGACGGAAGAATTTTTATCT ACTATATTGAGGCTGGATCCAAAGTTTATTGCACTGCACTGCCAAGAAGTGGGTGGAAAAAATTatgaagaaagtatgaggcacgtgGAAGACTTTGTTAG GTTACTTATGTCTTCGGAAGAATTAAGGCTGTTTGACAAAATCAGAGTATTTTTAGACGAAGATTATTCATCTGCTGAACATTTTACG GCTCTTGGAAATTTTTACTTTGTGCACGAATCTTTGAAAGAAGTTTTATTATGGGATTTCCAAG AATGTACTTTTGTACCAGTAAGCGGGAAAGAGGTTCATTCCGGTAATATAGAAGCAGTTGCAACCAAAGAAAAAGCAAAGTTTCCACAagaattttttccagaatgtaaATGGTCTAGAAAAGGATTTCTAAGAACACGATGGAGTATTAGTGGAACAGTTTTTGATCTCATAAACATACACTTATTTCATGACGCCAGTAATTTCATTGCTATGGAAACG TTCCCATCTGTATACAGTAAAACGCGCAGAAGAGCGCTCGAGCATACATTAGATAGGTTTCACAATGATAAATATTCAAATGTACCATACTTTTTATTCGGAGATTTTAATTTTAGGACAGACACAGCTAGCGTAATCAAA AAACTTACGGAGGATACTCGAGAAAGAAGAAGATTATCGGACGAAGGAAAGCTTTCAAAGTTGCAATTCCTCAATGACGACGATGATCTCGTACTAGATTtaggaaaaaaattattttcccatTTCGAACATCAAAACGTCTTTATGCAAAATAGTGGAAAATGG CTACGTGAATATGACAGAGAGCTGGAAGACTTTGATGGAAGGCTATTTGAATTTCCGATTGAATTTGTACCCAGTTATCCGTTTGAAGAAGATATCAACGAAGGTTCGAATTATATGGAGACAAGAGTTCCAGCTTGGTGCGATCGAGTTCTATTGAGTCCTACGGCGAAAATTCTAGTCCAAGAT ACGTCATCGTCCGACTCTGTAGAATATGGGATAATAGGCCCAACAACCTGCATGGGTGATCATAAG CCAGTCTACTTGAGGGCTAATCTCGCCTTGGACAAAGGTATGATAAACTGCTGCAGCTTGCCACGCGCACCTGAGTTTTGCTTTCGAGTGCCAAAGAATTACGAGGAATTGTTGTCCATGTTGCCTGATGATAGTAGTTGCGTTAGAGGGCGGATCAATTACACGGACCGTTCGACTAATCTGTTGCACGCAGTACCCAACAAGCATGATCCTTACACTCCCGATAGCATGGACAGCCCGAGTCCAAATGCTATAATAGTAGCCTCGAGCGACGTACCCGACGTAGACATAAGTAATATAAACGAATACGATGGCAACGCGACCACGGTGACTTCCGCGCGTGCGACGAGCATCGCAAGACGCATCGACAGAGCCGTGTCGCCGGCACTTTTAAAATCAAAGCTAGAACTGATCGTACGGAATAAGAAACAAGAGTCGACGGACACGGATCAAGATCTGACCGATATAAAACGAAGTCCAAGCGATTGCTGTTTACGTTCGTGGCCCAAGACCGAGGAACGACAATGGTCCGTGCGTACGGACAGATGCAACAGCGATGTCTCGTGGCAGAGGTCGCATCTCCTTACTCAAGCATGGATTCAGGGTAAAGGACAGCAAGGGTACCATTCCTTTGGCGATTTTATTAATAAGTCGTCCTTGAATTCGATACCATCGGACGGCGTCGAGGGTTTGCCGCCCGACTTGATCATACCAAGGATATCGATCATAAACGCGAGTAATTTCGAGTCGAACGAGAGTTCCGTGTATCTGCACGACGACAAGTACAGCAGTTATTCGGATAACAAGCTGAGCACGTACTCGGATGGTCGAACAAAGAGCTTAAGCGGCGAGGCGTTCAGCTCGGAAAAGTCGGACGAGCTTTGCGACAAGATAGACGACGAGAGCAACAGACTGAACTCGAGGAAAATGGGTATCAAGGCGGACGTGTATCAGCAGGACATTGGCGAGCTCCTAACGAATCAAGATCGCGCGATGATGGTTAGTACAAATCTGTTTCAAGTGGAGAGCAAAGCGGAGGAAAACAAGATACGCGATGTCAAAGAACAACGTTTAAATGAAATTGTAGATACCGTGCAGAAAGTAAAACATAACGATAGGGAGGATCAATATGCACTCATAGAAGATAAAGCCCATAATAAATCTAGTATTAAAAGCAGAAGTATGGAAACATCTGCGAAGAGCGAGCATGCTTCTCCACAGTTACAAGAGACGAATATTCGTCTTGAGAGCGTGCAAGATAAACCTTTGAAAACAAAGGCGGAAAGTATAAAAGCGGAACAGACGAATTGCAACAGGATAGATGTGTATAACGAAGCGGAGATTCTGGgatatgaaggcaaatctttgaGAGAGACCGTGAAAAGTAGTTCTGTGCAAAGCCAGGACACTAGCGATAATACTGGgaacgttaaattaaaattgaaggCGTATAAAGTCACGGAAAGATGTAAACGTAATATCGTCGGGAAGAAGGACAGATGCCAAAAGTGTTGTTGCATCGTGTCGTGA